The Carnobacterium mobile DSM 4848 genome includes a window with the following:
- a CDS encoding Crp/Fnr family transcriptional regulator produces the protein MARKELVDHEHDSHKSCVSLVPIFNHLEEQQMDEITKTTQSVRYKKGEIVYRAGDLSNSLFIVNKGKIRIYRLSENGKEQLIRILMPGDFTGELALFSETTYAAFAEAMVDTKVCMIDRDAFQKLLIKYPTISLKVLAEFSKRLAQSEKQTTRFATETVETRIAMFLAECMEKNQPSAEIELPMSKKDLASYLGTTPETISRKFAELEEQGLIKQKTHKRIELLDLDGLLLN, from the coding sequence ATGGCAAGAAAAGAACTCGTAGATCATGAACATGATTCACATAAATCATGTGTTTCTTTGGTTCCGATTTTTAACCATTTAGAAGAACAGCAAATGGATGAAATAACTAAAACAACCCAATCAGTCAGATATAAAAAAGGCGAGATCGTTTACCGTGCCGGTGATCTTTCTAATTCTTTGTTTATTGTAAATAAAGGTAAAATTCGTATTTATCGCTTATCCGAAAACGGTAAGGAACAACTGATTCGCATTTTAATGCCGGGAGATTTCACTGGAGAGTTGGCGCTATTTAGCGAAACTACTTATGCGGCTTTTGCTGAAGCAATGGTAGATACTAAAGTGTGTATGATTGACCGCGATGCTTTTCAAAAGTTGTTAATAAAGTACCCAACAATTTCTTTAAAAGTCTTAGCAGAATTTTCTAAACGCTTGGCTCAATCTGAAAAACAAACGACTCGTTTTGCTACGGAAACAGTAGAAACGCGGATTGCTATGTTTTTAGCTGAATGTATGGAGAAAAACCAGCCGTCTGCTGAAATTGAATTGCCGATGAGCAAAAAAGATTTAGCCTCTTATTTAGGAACAACACCTGAAACGATCAGTCGGAAATTTGCAGAGCTAGAAGAACAAGGCTTAATCAAACAAAAAACACACAAACGAATTGAACTCCTAGATTTAGATGGATTATTATTAAATTGA
- a CDS encoding ABC1 kinase family protein, translating into MKKSERFREIISVLAAYGFGHIYNTKIHSQKKEADPQNLRKAFEELGPSFIKMGQIISTRRDILPKAYIEELAKLQDAAPPFPFHDVRQIFKEEFDQELEEVFEIVEEKPIASASIAQVHKGILLSGEEVILKVQRPGIEENFLRDIDLFIKIVSKAENILKEVVVDPVSVFQEIRKTTKIELDFRNEVKYMVKFKELNADIACVNAPKAFTEFSSKRIIVQEYIDGLKITHTTELLQEGYDLKDIGQKLLLSYLSQVFHDGFFHGDPHPGNMIIKEGQIYYIDFGIMGELSNANKEVLNQLLKAIVLKDINQLVSLILQMGDQKGRVNRNELYDDLNYVFDTYFSTNLSNIRIASVLTDIFEITSRHRLPLPSDLVTLVKALTILEGTITDLAPEANLIKITKSYLKTSGTFSGRDLIDTEEALLQTYQFVSHSAKLPSQLSAFLDGLISGRSKFKIDLINMDEKWTGINKMVNRLVFALIISALILASTVIIVATKGTQLSIIGMAGFLVAGFLGLWLLVAIIRSGSL; encoded by the coding sequence GTGAAGAAAAGCGAACGCTTTAGAGAAATCATCAGTGTATTAGCTGCTTATGGTTTTGGTCATATTTACAACACAAAGATCCATTCGCAAAAAAAGGAAGCAGATCCGCAAAACTTGCGTAAAGCTTTTGAAGAGTTGGGACCAAGTTTCATTAAAATGGGACAAATCATTTCTACAAGGCGAGATATTCTGCCAAAAGCATATATTGAAGAATTAGCTAAGTTACAAGATGCTGCGCCTCCTTTTCCATTTCATGATGTACGACAAATCTTTAAAGAGGAATTTGACCAAGAGTTAGAAGAGGTTTTTGAAATAGTAGAAGAAAAACCAATTGCGAGTGCTTCAATTGCGCAAGTCCACAAAGGAATATTACTAAGTGGCGAAGAAGTAATTTTAAAAGTTCAGCGGCCTGGAATAGAAGAAAACTTTTTAAGAGATATCGACTTATTTATCAAAATAGTCTCCAAGGCCGAAAATATACTAAAAGAAGTAGTGGTAGATCCTGTCTCGGTATTTCAAGAAATACGTAAAACGACTAAAATAGAATTGGATTTTCGCAATGAAGTGAAGTACATGGTAAAATTTAAAGAATTGAACGCAGATATTGCTTGCGTCAATGCGCCAAAAGCATTTACCGAGTTTAGTTCCAAGCGAATAATTGTTCAAGAATATATCGATGGACTGAAAATTACTCATACAACTGAATTATTGCAAGAAGGCTATGATTTAAAGGATATTGGTCAGAAGCTTTTACTTTCTTACTTGTCTCAAGTTTTTCATGATGGTTTTTTTCATGGAGATCCGCATCCTGGTAATATGATCATCAAAGAAGGACAAATTTATTACATCGATTTTGGTATTATGGGGGAATTATCCAACGCCAATAAAGAAGTTTTGAATCAGTTGTTGAAAGCGATCGTTTTAAAAGATATCAATCAATTAGTCAGCTTGATTTTACAAATGGGAGACCAAAAAGGACGAGTCAATCGGAATGAACTATATGACGACTTAAATTATGTGTTTGACACCTATTTTTCAACTAATTTAAGCAATATCCGCATAGCAAGTGTGCTGACAGATATTTTCGAAATAACAAGCAGACATCGTTTACCCTTGCCTAGTGATTTAGTCACGTTAGTAAAGGCGCTGACGATACTGGAAGGAACAATTACAGACTTAGCACCAGAAGCGAATTTGATCAAAATCACAAAAAGTTATTTAAAAACAAGCGGAACCTTTAGTGGACGAGACTTAATCGATACAGAAGAAGCTTTACTCCAAACGTATCAATTTGTCAGTCATTCTGCTAAGTTGCCAAGTCAATTGTCGGCTTTTCTAGACGGTTTGATTAGCGGCCGCAGCAAGTTCAAAATTGATTTAATCAATATGGACGAAAAGTGGACAGGGATCAATAAGATGGTCAACCGTCTAGTTTTTGCACTTATTATTTCTGCCCTGATCCTGGCTTCAACAGTTATCATTGTGGCAACCAAAGGCACCCAACTTTCGATTATCGGGATGGCTGGTTTTTTGGTTGCTGGGTTCTTGGGATTATGGCTCTTAGTCGCTATTATTCGCTCTGGTAGTCTTTAA
- a CDS encoding peptide ABC transporter substrate-binding protein codes for MTVKRKIAGSTLVALTSLLMACGNAETDGTAASSSQKNSTEQTISLMAVQEIGSMNSLLSQDSDGFTAQSQVFEGLYRLDKEDNVVPALAVDMPDISEDGLTYTIKMREDSKWSNGTKVTAHDFVYAWKKLADPDTAANYAFLLDGTILNGSEITLGKKPVDELGVKAVDDYTLEIKLQNPTTYFLSLLAFNPFYPQNEEYVESEGDAYASTSDHMIYNGPFTMTDWSNAGSSWTLVKNKDYWDAENVKADEIDFQVIKETGTALNLYDAGELDQAVISGEYVNQRKNDPEYLSTPNAYVSYFRMNQLRNGSDTIFANENVRKAVGYAVDKEALVNNVLQDGSVATYGFVPHGFVKNPETGEDFREEAGDFLVTDKDQALSYWKEAQKEIGETIKIELLTSDGEADKKVAEYLQSQLQDTLPGLNLTIRAVPLQNSIQLTRNSDYDLAFGRWGPDYQDPMTFLANHLSGGNANYSNPEYDALLEEASTDLANEPEARWEALIKAETILIEEDAGIVPVYQQSTTVLQKNNLKGIVQHNFGSPYDYKGAYKE; via the coding sequence ATGACAGTCAAAAGAAAGATAGCCGGAAGTACACTAGTAGCTTTAACCAGCTTATTAATGGCATGCGGAAACGCAGAGACAGATGGGACAGCAGCATCTAGTTCTCAAAAGAATTCGACTGAACAAACAATTAGTTTAATGGCTGTCCAAGAAATCGGATCCATGAACAGTCTTTTGTCACAAGATTCTGATGGCTTTACGGCACAAAGTCAAGTTTTTGAAGGACTATATCGGTTAGATAAAGAAGACAATGTGGTTCCTGCTCTAGCTGTGGACATGCCGGACATCTCTGAAGATGGCTTAACCTATACGATTAAAATGCGAGAAGATTCTAAGTGGTCTAATGGCACAAAAGTGACAGCACATGATTTTGTATATGCTTGGAAAAAATTGGCTGATCCTGATACAGCAGCTAACTACGCCTTTCTTCTAGATGGAACTATTTTAAACGGCAGTGAAATCACGTTAGGCAAAAAGCCCGTTGATGAACTTGGAGTAAAAGCAGTAGATGACTATACTTTAGAAATTAAATTACAAAATCCAACGACTTATTTCTTATCTCTTTTAGCATTTAATCCTTTCTATCCGCAAAATGAAGAGTATGTTGAGTCAGAAGGCGATGCTTATGCCTCAACAAGTGATCATATGATTTACAATGGACCTTTTACAATGACAGATTGGTCAAATGCTGGGTCAAGTTGGACATTAGTTAAAAATAAAGATTACTGGGATGCAGAAAATGTTAAAGCAGATGAAATTGATTTCCAAGTTATTAAAGAAACCGGAACAGCATTGAATCTATATGATGCAGGCGAACTGGATCAAGCCGTTATTTCGGGAGAATACGTAAACCAAAGAAAAAATGATCCGGAATACCTTTCAACACCGAATGCGTATGTTTCTTATTTTAGAATGAACCAATTACGAAATGGTTCAGATACTATTTTTGCCAATGAGAATGTTCGAAAAGCTGTAGGGTATGCAGTAGACAAGGAAGCATTGGTAAATAACGTGTTACAAGATGGTTCGGTAGCTACTTATGGATTTGTGCCGCATGGCTTTGTTAAAAATCCAGAAACGGGAGAAGATTTCCGGGAAGAAGCAGGAGATTTCCTGGTAACGGATAAAGACCAAGCGTTAAGTTATTGGAAAGAAGCACAAAAAGAGATAGGTGAAACCATTAAAATTGAATTATTAACAAGTGACGGAGAAGCGGATAAGAAAGTTGCCGAATACTTGCAAAGTCAATTACAAGATACACTGCCTGGTTTAAACTTAACGATTCGAGCAGTACCGCTGCAAAATTCTATTCAACTCACAAGAAATTCTGATTACGATTTAGCATTTGGCCGCTGGGGTCCTGATTACCAAGATCCAATGACGTTCTTAGCTAATCATTTAAGTGGCGGAAATGCCAATTACAGCAACCCAGAATATGATGCTTTATTGGAGGAAGCTTCAACAGACCTAGCGAATGAGCCAGAAGCTCGTTGGGAAGCTTTGATCAAGGCAGAAACGATTCTTATTGAAGAAGATGCGGGTATTGTACCGGTTTATCAACAATCTACAACCGTGCTGCAAAAAAATAATCTAAAAGGAATTGTACAACATAACTTTGGCAGTCCTTATGACTACAAAGGTGCGTATAAAGAGTAA
- a CDS encoding hydroxymethylglutaryl-CoA reductase, degradative, with protein sequence MDTSYFSKFYKKTRLEKIQALLDANILTEEDKQFLTQAPLLSDELANSMVENQLTQYALPLGVALNLMVDGKEYAVPMVTEEPSVIAAASSAAKTIAQAGGFDTTSTKRRMIGQVALTAVPDTTHAQKQLKLHKKDVLNKANQAHPSIVKRGGGADELMVRFIEATEKSPEFLVVHVYIDVQEAMGANIVNTMMEAIAPYLEMLTGGKVLMGILSNYATECLATAACRIPVDLLKREGLSGETVRDRLIEAAQFAYADPYRAVTHNKGIMNGIDAVVLASGNDWRAIEAGAHAYAARSGQYRALSNWEKADNGDLLGSLTLPMPIGFVGGSITIHPTAQFSQRLLSVKNAKELESVIVSVGLGQNFAALKALVTEGIQKGHMGLQAKSLAISAGATDQWIELVADELKKAPHMNLETAKTLLNKIKNK encoded by the coding sequence ATGGACACCTCCTATTTTTCAAAGTTTTATAAAAAAACAAGACTAGAAAAAATTCAAGCTCTCTTGGATGCGAATATCCTTACTGAAGAAGATAAACAATTTTTAACACAAGCTCCTCTCTTATCTGATGAATTAGCTAATAGTATGGTAGAAAACCAATTGACACAATATGCTTTACCATTAGGTGTGGCGCTAAATTTAATGGTCGACGGTAAAGAATATGCTGTCCCAATGGTCACTGAAGAACCCTCTGTGATTGCAGCTGCTAGTTCTGCAGCTAAAACGATTGCTCAAGCAGGAGGTTTTGACACCACTAGCACAAAACGCCGGATGATCGGACAAGTGGCGTTAACAGCCGTTCCAGATACCACACACGCTCAAAAACAATTAAAGCTACATAAAAAAGACGTCCTTAACAAAGCCAATCAAGCTCATCCTTCTATTGTAAAGCGCGGCGGCGGAGCAGATGAATTGATGGTTCGCTTCATTGAAGCAACTGAAAAATCTCCTGAATTTTTAGTCGTTCATGTCTATATCGATGTGCAAGAAGCGATGGGAGCCAATATTGTCAATACCATGATGGAAGCTATTGCTCCTTATCTAGAAATGCTGACTGGAGGAAAAGTCTTAATGGGCATTCTGTCAAATTACGCTACAGAATGTTTAGCAACGGCTGCTTGCCGGATTCCGGTCGACTTATTAAAGCGTGAGGGTTTGTCAGGTGAAACCGTCCGAGATCGGTTGATTGAAGCTGCACAATTTGCCTATGCGGATCCTTACCGAGCTGTGACTCATAATAAAGGCATTATGAACGGTATTGATGCAGTCGTTTTAGCAAGCGGCAATGATTGGCGAGCAATTGAAGCGGGCGCTCATGCTTACGCTGCTAGATCTGGACAATACCGGGCTCTTTCCAATTGGGAAAAAGCAGACAATGGAGATTTACTTGGAAGTTTGACTTTGCCTATGCCAATCGGGTTTGTGGGTGGTTCAATCACCATTCACCCTACTGCTCAATTTAGTCAGCGATTATTAAGCGTTAAAAATGCTAAAGAATTAGAATCAGTAATTGTTTCTGTCGGGCTGGGACAAAATTTTGCGGCGCTTAAAGCTTTGGTAACGGAAGGCATTCAAAAAGGACATATGGGATTACAGGCTAAATCTTTAGCAATCAGCGCTGGAGCAACGGATCAATGGATTGAGCTAGTTGCAGATGAGTTAAAAAAAGCTCCTCATATGAATTTGGAAACGGCTAAAACATTATTAAATAAAATAAAAAATAAGTAG
- a CDS encoding phasin family protein yields the protein MDDLKKMILAGIGSATLTYEKAEEMLDKLVVKGKLTVEQGKLLNQELIRKKKEHGSEETLSKEAVRELVDTMETTQRKEIEKLEQKVEELNEKIDKLNNR from the coding sequence ATGGACGATTTAAAGAAAATGATTTTAGCTGGAATCGGCAGTGCAACCTTAACCTATGAAAAAGCAGAAGAAATGCTGGATAAATTAGTTGTTAAGGGGAAGCTGACAGTTGAACAAGGCAAGCTATTAAATCAAGAATTGATCCGCAAGAAAAAAGAACATGGATCTGAAGAAACGTTGAGCAAAGAAGCGGTCCGAGAACTGGTAGACACGATGGAAACTACGCAACGAAAAGAAATTGAAAAATTAGAGCAAAAAGTAGAAGAGTTAAATGAAAAGATTGATAAACTGAACAATCGATAA
- a CDS encoding carbohydrate ABC transporter permease, giving the protein MKTKLLDTARYLLLIVFSFISIFPFYWMVAGATNTSNQIAEGKITFGTHLIQNISDLFNGYNVSLIMWNSLKISFVTVVLSLLVTSLAAFGFEKFKTKKSEIIYALFLLFMMIPFAALVIPLFRMMAGFHLVNQHIAIILPAVSNLFLIFFFRQSFKSFPDEIIDSGRVEGAGSYAIFFRIVFPMMKSTYAAATIYAFMTSWNSYLLPLIILQTEDKYTMTLLISGLSSSSYVANYGVQMVAIIIATIPTLILFMFMQRSFVAGMLGSIKG; this is encoded by the coding sequence ATGAAAACCAAATTGTTGGATACGGCAAGATATCTGTTATTAATTGTATTTTCGTTTATTTCTATTTTTCCTTTTTACTGGATGGTTGCAGGAGCAACCAATACATCTAACCAGATAGCTGAAGGGAAAATTACGTTTGGAACACACCTGATCCAAAACATCTCTGATTTATTTAATGGCTACAACGTTTCGCTGATTATGTGGAATTCCCTTAAAATTTCTTTTGTGACGGTCGTATTGAGTTTACTGGTGACCTCATTAGCAGCATTTGGTTTTGAAAAATTTAAAACAAAAAAAAGTGAAATCATTTATGCCCTGTTTTTACTTTTTATGATGATTCCTTTTGCTGCTTTAGTTATTCCCTTATTTAGAATGATGGCCGGATTCCACTTGGTCAATCAGCATATAGCCATTATTCTGCCCGCAGTCTCCAATCTTTTTTTGATCTTTTTCTTTAGACAGAGTTTCAAATCTTTTCCTGATGAAATCATCGATTCTGGCAGAGTCGAAGGAGCGGGCAGTTATGCAATTTTTTTTAGAATTGTATTCCCAATGATGAAATCTACCTATGCAGCTGCGACGATCTATGCTTTTATGACTTCTTGGAACAGTTATTTACTGCCGTTGATCATCTTGCAGACAGAAGATAAATACACAATGACGTTGCTGATTTCTGGACTATCGTCTTCATCGTATGTTGCAAATTATGGTGTGCAAATGGTTGCCATTATTATTGCTACTATTCCAACACTTATTTTATTTATGTTTATGCAAAGAAGCTTCGTTGCAGGTATGCTTGGATCGATCAAAGGATAA
- a CDS encoding carbohydrate ABC transporter permease has translation MKPKKISGKGEVWKFIIFAVLFGSAFLLYPIFYSIYISFHSMQGLNSVFNGLHNYIRMAQDTVFWKALLNNFTYLIFQVPIMLILGLLLAFMLNSSTLKGKTFFRLALFLPCVTSLVSYSVLFKMMFQVGGIVNNFLLTVGIIQMPINWLNSPFWAKVTVILALCWRWTGYNMIFYLAGLQNISADTLEAASIDGANAAQKFFRIIIPQLKPVIVFTTITSTIGTIQLFDEVVNLTGGGPSNETLTAAQLIYNHSFVYTSNFGYSATLSWALVVIVAILSIIQLKVTNRP, from the coding sequence ATGAAACCGAAAAAGATATCAGGAAAAGGAGAAGTTTGGAAATTTATTATATTTGCTGTTCTTTTCGGCAGTGCTTTTCTACTTTATCCCATTTTTTATTCCATTTATATTTCTTTTCATAGCATGCAAGGCCTTAATTCTGTTTTTAATGGGCTCCATAACTATATTCGGATGGCTCAAGATACTGTCTTTTGGAAGGCACTCTTGAATAATTTTACGTACTTGATTTTTCAAGTGCCGATTATGTTGATCTTGGGCTTATTGTTAGCCTTTATGCTAAATTCATCAACGCTAAAAGGAAAAACGTTTTTTAGATTGGCACTTTTTCTCCCTTGTGTCACTTCCTTGGTTTCTTATTCTGTTTTATTTAAAATGATGTTTCAAGTTGGAGGGATCGTAAACAATTTTCTTTTGACGGTTGGAATCATTCAGATGCCCATTAATTGGTTAAATAGTCCGTTTTGGGCAAAAGTAACAGTGATTCTCGCTTTGTGTTGGCGTTGGACAGGCTACAATATGATTTTTTATCTTGCGGGACTCCAAAACATTTCAGCAGATACATTAGAAGCCGCTTCAATAGATGGCGCTAACGCGGCTCAAAAATTTTTCCGAATTATTATTCCTCAACTTAAACCGGTAATTGTCTTTACTACGATTACCTCGACGATTGGAACGATTCAGTTATTTGACGAAGTTGTCAATTTAACGGGGGGCGGTCCTTCAAATGAAACATTAACCGCTGCTCAATTGATCTATAACCATTCTTTTGTCTACACATCAAATTTTGGTTACTCAGCAACATTGTCATGGGCACTTGTTGTAATTGTAGCTATATTATCTATTATCCAATTAAAAGTCACCAATAGACCTTAG
- a CDS encoding ISLre2 family transposase: protein MNKIISKVYQIIKDSNHLIETEEAIQVYMYEVFSELVGDVFTHINQVIKEEKQLEGWKVKREDWKTVQFSFGPVRYYRTLMVDHTDQNHYPLDEWLGIRKYQRHSPLVEVKVAELASKATYRDTATILNEWTAVTISHQTVGSLLKRVGSAQAREDEESVLELEEAAELPEGKKVDYFYAEADGVFVRGTEKKKSLEVRHAILYEGWNKNGKRVSLKEPKAIMTTKKTAGFWAEVQAFTANHYALQQAQVITNSDGGQGYTADRFQEAFSQSNYPVLNQLDSYHVFQGLNCAFGVKTNVFKQQVKQALKTHDLDHLTIWLDTYESTLDETAAVEKLNTFRTYVLRNWDRIFDWREKVEQAPKGARGLGAMESNQRHISFRMKKRGMHWSAEGCEAMVKVKQGMFNHTLREAYLHQQNRSARQQRKLNQTVRLSSLLHEKTRQSVGAKNGIIPLYASRSSAIGQLIKSFR from the coding sequence ATGAATAAGATTATATCAAAGGTTTACCAAATAATAAAGGATTCAAACCATTTAATAGAGACAGAAGAAGCCATACAAGTTTATATGTATGAAGTATTTTCTGAATTAGTGGGAGACGTCTTCACTCATATCAATCAGGTGATCAAAGAGGAGAAACAACTTGAAGGTTGGAAAGTGAAACGAGAAGATTGGAAAACGGTCCAATTTAGTTTCGGTCCCGTTCGGTACTATCGTACCTTAATGGTAGATCACACGGATCAGAATCATTATCCACTAGATGAGTGGTTAGGCATTCGAAAATATCAGCGTCATAGTCCATTAGTAGAAGTAAAAGTGGCTGAGTTGGCGAGTAAAGCTACTTATCGAGATACTGCAACTATTCTAAATGAATGGACGGCTGTCACGATCAGCCACCAAACAGTTGGCAGTCTTCTTAAACGTGTTGGATCAGCACAAGCACGTGAAGATGAAGAAAGCGTATTGGAGCTAGAAGAAGCAGCTGAATTGCCAGAAGGGAAAAAAGTGGACTATTTCTATGCCGAAGCGGATGGCGTTTTTGTTCGTGGAACAGAAAAGAAAAAAAGCTTAGAAGTTCGTCATGCCATTCTTTACGAAGGCTGGAATAAAAACGGAAAACGCGTTTCCTTAAAGGAACCTAAAGCCATTATGACGACTAAAAAAACCGCTGGTTTTTGGGCAGAGGTTCAAGCCTTTACAGCGAATCATTATGCCTTACAACAAGCCCAAGTCATTACCAATAGTGACGGTGGACAAGGCTATACTGCAGATAGATTCCAAGAAGCTTTTTCTCAATCGAATTATCCCGTTCTCAATCAGCTAGACTCTTATCATGTCTTCCAAGGCTTGAATTGTGCATTTGGCGTGAAAACTAACGTTTTTAAACAGCAGGTCAAGCAAGCATTAAAGACGCATGATTTAGATCATTTAACTATTTGGCTGGATACGTATGAAAGTACGTTAGACGAAACAGCAGCAGTGGAAAAACTGAATACATTTAGAACCTATGTTTTACGGAATTGGGATCGGATTTTCGATTGGCGCGAAAAAGTAGAACAGGCTCCGAAAGGCGCCAGAGGATTAGGCGCAATGGAATCGAATCAACGACACATCTCTTTTCGCATGAAAAAGCGAGGAATGCATTGGAGTGCAGAAGGTTGCGAAGCTATGGTAAAGGTAAAACAAGGGATGTTCAATCACACCTTGCGTGAAGCCTATCTTCACCAACAAAATAGAAGTGCGAGACAACAACGCAAGCTGAACCAAACGGTTCGTTTATCGTCGTTATTGCATGAGAAAACACGGCAGTCAGTCGGGGCAAAGAATGGGATCATTCCATTGTATGCCTCTCGTTCATCGGCAATAGGACAATTAATTAAAAGTTTTCGTTAA
- a CDS encoding ABC transporter substrate-binding protein: protein MKKLAVLLYGVVGLMLLVACTGSDGTDSKQSNSSKDTALTVWAWDKNFNIPIMEKAGEYYKKDGHEDFKLTISEMSNDDTKQKLVSGFTSGVSEGLPDIVLVEDYDTQSFLTNYEGKFADLSDEIDFSQFAEYKVDAVSQDKGVYAVPFDSGSAGLYYRTDYLEEAGYTPDDLKDLTWSEFIQIGKDVKEKIGKWFVAFIPNRGTHYMQMAMQSAGVWYFDKEGKVYFKNNPVIREMAEVLKEIEKNNLAKPVDYFAAEGIGAVTSGEVAAVVSAVWYSATIKSAEDQAGKWAYTTIPKLETVKNATHYSNLGGSSWMVLEDSPNKEAAIDFLKTEFAGNDEFYQEILVDNGAVGTYLPSQTGEAYQYKDPYFNDAQIYKDFSEWMEKIPGVDYGVNTNIAMEALRSVLQDYFDDKISLDEMLEQAEDYYNMQIGE, encoded by the coding sequence ATGAAAAAGTTGGCTGTTTTACTTTATGGTGTAGTAGGCTTGATGCTGTTAGTTGCATGTACGGGTTCAGATGGAACAGATTCAAAACAATCCAACAGTTCAAAAGATACTGCATTGACGGTTTGGGCTTGGGATAAAAATTTTAATATTCCAATTATGGAAAAAGCAGGAGAGTACTATAAAAAAGACGGACATGAAGATTTTAAGTTGACCATTTCTGAAATGTCTAACGACGATACTAAACAGAAACTGGTTTCTGGGTTTACATCAGGTGTATCAGAAGGACTGCCGGATATCGTATTAGTGGAAGACTATGATACTCAAAGTTTTTTAACCAATTACGAAGGAAAGTTTGCTGATTTATCAGATGAAATCGATTTTTCTCAATTTGCAGAATATAAAGTCGATGCGGTTTCTCAGGATAAAGGCGTTTACGCTGTTCCATTTGATTCGGGATCTGCAGGTTTATATTATCGTACAGACTATCTTGAAGAAGCCGGCTATACTCCTGATGATCTCAAAGATTTAACTTGGTCAGAGTTTATTCAAATTGGAAAAGATGTAAAAGAAAAAATCGGAAAATGGTTTGTAGCGTTTATTCCCAACAGAGGAACGCATTATATGCAAATGGCTATGCAGTCAGCAGGAGTTTGGTATTTTGATAAAGAAGGAAAAGTCTATTTCAAAAACAATCCTGTTATCAGAGAAATGGCAGAAGTTCTTAAAGAAATAGAAAAAAATAATTTGGCTAAACCAGTGGATTACTTTGCAGCAGAAGGTATTGGAGCCGTTACTAGTGGAGAAGTAGCAGCTGTTGTCTCAGCTGTTTGGTATTCAGCAACGATCAAGTCAGCAGAAGACCAAGCAGGCAAATGGGCATACACGACTATCCCAAAACTGGAAACAGTAAAAAATGCCACTCATTATTCTAATCTGGGCGGCTCAAGTTGGATGGTTTTAGAAGACTCTCCTAATAAAGAAGCGGCCATTGATTTCCTTAAAACCGAATTTGCTGGTAATGATGAATTCTATCAAGAGATTTTAGTTGATAATGGTGCTGTTGGAACTTATCTTCCTTCTCAAACAGGAGAAGCTTATCAATACAAAGACCCTTATTTTAACGATGCACAAATATACAAAGATTTTTCAGAATGGATGGAAAAAATTCCTGGAGTAGACTATGGCGTAAACACAAATATAGCCATGGAAGCTTTAAGATCAGTGTTGCAAGATTATTTTGACGATAAAATTTCGTTAGATGAAATGTTGGAGCAAGCAGAAGACTATTATAATATGCAAATCGGAGAATAA
- a CDS encoding DedA family protein: protein MEAWIQGIMEQFGYIGVAFLIMIENVFPPIPSEVILTFGGFMTTSTSLTILGMIIASTIGAVIGAVVLYGIGLLLDVERLEKIVDRWGHILRLTREDIHKADNWFDKYGMWTVFFCRFIPLIRSLISIPAGMSNMNFGIFLALTTTGTLIWNTILIYLGAAVGSQWEVIVHYMDIYSHIAYAIIAIAVLAFIIWFFKRKKTEKTN, encoded by the coding sequence ATGGAAGCTTGGATTCAAGGAATTATGGAACAATTTGGTTATATCGGAGTCGCTTTTTTAATTATGATTGAAAATGTTTTTCCGCCTATCCCTTCAGAAGTTATTTTAACGTTCGGCGGTTTTATGACAACCAGCACGAGTTTAACGATCTTGGGAATGATTATTGCCTCTACTATTGGCGCGGTTATTGGAGCGGTTGTCCTTTACGGTATTGGATTATTGTTAGATGTTGAACGGTTAGAAAAAATCGTAGACCGCTGGGGACATATTTTACGGTTGACTAGGGAAGACATTCATAAAGCCGATAATTGGTTTGATAAGTATGGAATGTGGACTGTCTTCTTTTGTCGCTTCATTCCGCTGATCAGAAGCTTGATCTCCATTCCAGCAGGAATGTCCAATATGAACTTCGGTATTTTTCTTGCTTTGACAACTACCGGTACATTAATATGGAATACGATTTTAATTTATTTAGGCGCTGCTGTTGGCTCACAATGGGAAGTCATCGTCCATTATATGGATATCTATTCGCACATTGCTTATGCCATCATTGCCATTGCTGTTCTTGCTTTTATCATTTGGTTTTTTAAAAGGAAAAAAACAGAAAAAACAAACTAA